From the Opitutaceae bacterium genome, one window contains:
- the gcvP gene encoding aminomethyl-transferring glycine dehydrogenase — protein sequence MSKLSVHPTSTRGSASLFAGDADSDLSLPLDTFSRRHTSASRAEIAEMLASVGHPDLETFTSAVVPQAIRLEKTLALPEPATECDALAELKAIASKNRLLRSFIGQGYYGTTLPGVVQRNILENPAWYTAYTPYQAEISQGRLEALLNFQTMVCDLCALDIANASLLDEGTAAAEAMALCSRVVADDARTRFFVSDACHPQTIDLVRTRAEPLGLTVVVGTLGSASFDATYCGALFQYPDTFGNIIDPTGFIAKVHAAGALAVVATDLLALTLLRPPGELGADVAVGSAQRFGVPFGFGGPHAGFLATKDAFKRQMPGRLVGVSKDAQGDPALRLALGTREQHIRRDKATSNICTAQVLLSVLASMYAVYHGPEGLRRIARRVLLLTRSLKDQIEAAGIVTNRNPVFDTLCVEGVDADAVHARALASGLNLRRISKTQVGVSLDETTRSTEVALLVQVISGKTGVAPAGLQASSAQLPAPHGRTSGYLSHPVFNSFHSEHEMLRYIRRLESRDLSLCHSMISLGSCTMKLNATSEMVPVTWPEFGQLHPFVPADQAAGYADLTSQLESWLSEITGFAAVSLQPNAGSQGEYAGLLAIRGYHQARGEGHRNICLIPTSAHGTNPATAVMAGMQVVPVACDSQGNIDVADLRAKADQHAANLAALMVTYPSTHGVFEVSIRDICAIIHERGGQVYMDGANMNAQVGLTSPGFIGADVCHLNLHKTFCIPHGGGGPGVGPIGVAKHLVPYLPGHAVVPVAGRNQGAVSAAPYGSASILVISWMYIRMMGATGLRHATQLAILNANYVARRLEAHYPVLYKGASGLVAHECIIDCRGFKKHGIEVEDIAKRLQDYNYHAPTMSWPVAGTLMIEPTESESLVELKRFCDALISIAGEIEAVASGAADKQNNLLKNSPHTAKVIGADSWDRPYSRQQAAFPTEWVREHKFWPAVGRVDNVYGDRNLVCSCSGMEQYAATPR from the coding sequence AGAACCGCCTCCTCCGCAGCTTCATCGGCCAGGGATACTACGGCACGACACTCCCCGGCGTGGTTCAGAGGAATATTCTCGAAAACCCCGCGTGGTACACTGCTTACACCCCTTACCAGGCGGAGATTTCGCAGGGCCGGCTCGAGGCGCTCCTCAACTTCCAGACAATGGTTTGCGACCTGTGTGCGCTCGACATCGCCAACGCCTCGCTCCTCGACGAGGGCACGGCCGCGGCTGAAGCGATGGCACTCTGCTCCCGCGTGGTGGCGGACGACGCACGCACCCGGTTCTTTGTGAGCGACGCCTGTCACCCCCAGACCATCGACCTCGTGCGCACCCGCGCCGAGCCGCTCGGGCTGACGGTGGTGGTGGGCACGTTGGGCTCCGCGTCTTTCGACGCGACATACTGCGGCGCGCTCTTCCAGTACCCCGACACGTTTGGCAACATTATCGACCCGACAGGCTTCATCGCCAAAGTCCATGCCGCTGGCGCTCTAGCCGTCGTGGCCACAGATCTGCTTGCTCTCACGCTCTTGCGTCCCCCGGGTGAACTCGGGGCAGACGTCGCCGTGGGCTCAGCCCAACGGTTCGGCGTTCCTTTCGGCTTCGGCGGCCCGCACGCGGGCTTCCTCGCCACAAAAGACGCGTTCAAGCGGCAGATGCCAGGGCGACTCGTCGGCGTCTCGAAGGATGCGCAAGGTGACCCGGCCCTGCGCCTGGCGCTGGGAACGCGCGAGCAACACATCCGGCGCGACAAGGCCACCTCGAACATCTGCACGGCCCAGGTACTCCTTTCCGTCCTCGCGTCCATGTACGCGGTCTATCATGGACCCGAAGGGCTCCGTCGCATCGCGCGCCGGGTGCTCCTCCTCACGCGCAGCCTGAAGGACCAGATCGAGGCGGCTGGCATCGTCACCAATCGGAATCCGGTATTCGACACCCTTTGCGTCGAGGGCGTCGACGCAGACGCAGTCCATGCGCGCGCGCTCGCCTCCGGACTCAACCTCAGGCGGATCAGCAAGACACAGGTGGGCGTGTCGCTCGACGAGACCACGCGCTCGACTGAGGTCGCTCTCCTGGTCCAGGTCATCTCAGGCAAAACGGGTGTCGCTCCCGCGGGGTTGCAGGCGTCCTCCGCTCAACTGCCGGCACCACATGGCCGCACGAGCGGTTACCTCAGCCATCCCGTATTCAACAGCTTCCATAGCGAACATGAGATGTTGCGCTATATCCGCCGCCTCGAATCGCGAGACCTGTCCCTGTGCCACTCGATGATCTCGCTCGGCTCGTGCACCATGAAGCTCAATGCCACGAGTGAGATGGTGCCGGTCACCTGGCCTGAGTTTGGGCAGTTGCATCCGTTTGTTCCCGCCGACCAGGCCGCTGGTTATGCCGACCTCACCTCGCAGTTGGAAAGTTGGCTTTCGGAAATCACCGGCTTCGCCGCCGTGTCGCTGCAGCCCAACGCCGGTTCCCAGGGAGAATACGCGGGGCTTCTCGCGATCCGCGGGTACCACCAGGCGCGCGGGGAAGGCCATCGCAACATTTGCCTGATTCCCACGAGCGCCCACGGCACCAATCCCGCGACTGCCGTCATGGCGGGCATGCAGGTGGTGCCGGTGGCGTGCGACTCCCAGGGGAACATCGACGTCGCCGACCTCCGGGCCAAGGCCGACCAGCATGCCGCAAACCTCGCGGCGCTCATGGTCACCTACCCCTCGACCCACGGTGTATTCGAAGTCTCGATACGCGACATCTGCGCAATTATCCACGAACGCGGCGGCCAGGTGTACATGGACGGCGCGAACATGAACGCGCAGGTCGGCCTGACCTCGCCCGGCTTCATCGGCGCAGACGTCTGCCACCTCAACCTGCACAAGACCTTCTGCATCCCCCACGGCGGAGGAGGCCCGGGCGTCGGCCCCATCGGCGTGGCAAAGCACCTCGTGCCGTACCTGCCCGGCCATGCCGTTGTCCCAGTGGCCGGCCGCAACCAAGGGGCCGTCTCGGCGGCGCCTTACGGCTCCGCTTCGATTCTGGTGATCTCGTGGATGTACATCCGCATGATGGGCGCAACGGGGCTCCGGCATGCGACGCAACTTGCGATTCTCAACGCCAACTATGTGGCGCGCCGCCTCGAGGCGCACTACCCGGTGCTCTACAAGGGCGCCTCGGGCCTTGTGGCCCACGAGTGCATCATCGACTGCCGCGGCTTCAAGAAACATGGCATCGAGGTGGAGGACATCGCGAAGCGCCTGCAGGATTACAACTACCATGCACCCACCATGAGTTGGCCGGTCGCAGGCACGCTTATGATCGAGCCCACGGAGTCCGAGTCTCTGGTCGAGCTCAAGCGCTTTTGTGACGCGCTCATCTCGATCGCGGGCGAGATCGAGGCAGTCGCCTCGGGCGCCGCCGACAAGCAGAACAACCTGCTCAAGAACTCCCCGCACACCGCGAAGGTGATTGGCGCCGACTCGTGGGACAGGCCGTACTCAAGGCAGCAGGCCGCCTTCCCGACCGAATGGGTGCGCGAGCACAAATTCTGGCCGGCGGTGGGGCGCGTAGACAACGTCTACGGCGACCGAAACCTCGTGTGCTCCTGCTCAGGAATGGAACAGTACGCGGCCACCCCCAGGTAG